A window of Calliopsis andreniformis isolate RMS-2024a chromosome 3, iyCalAndr_principal, whole genome shotgun sequence contains these coding sequences:
- the LOC143177325 gene encoding uncharacterized protein LOC143177325, with protein sequence MKTTVVTLFCIVYFFGATEYIQGYRILAIIPSPSYSHQIPHRQLWFELAKRGHELVLITTDPYPTNFTNFKQIDISRAYSVLRQIDFIDLYFKGETWIEICEKYLQQVQFDILEMFFEHEDVKKIYAPESNLTFDLVIQEMISAPTLGAFAHRFNAPLIGVSSLPLQNYHEYLLGGVPLPSHEYTWEMEARTGSNLSFWKRLRNVIEFWKYLHMLYRDTVIRHQELVEKHFGKDIPCLHDIFRNISLIFVNQADILTPAKARLPNVIPFSSSHVKKTLDPLPEDLKRFLDDAPNGFIYFSLGTNLMGSSIPKEILQIFIDVFTKLPYKVVWKFDTELSWKSENVYTSTWLPQQSILAHPNIKLFIYQGGLQSTEEAIHFQVPVIGFPIMADQYYEISTAEALGFCKRLSLSTVTRDELESAIREVISNKMYKEKIAEVKSFINDQPYHLAENFIWWIEYVIRHKGAPHLHTNIAQQPWYQRYDMDIMVFLCIVAYLVISYLISILAKIAMHIYKHKYPPSQKQKRKTKLNINNFKLIYNQSLGMNICTFDSASNKRQNVPFITEVERLLEEFLEVAYSLKQRGTFCYLLLLHSLKSINQIPNYKSIVYANNFFKEHDIFNKKFPVVASMKTQLDSFFKNSCEITLLYTPQQVISGNSLHQPYRNETILFEDYTKSFLAHLDHLTSTIKNHEDLHSSSSQTRFSTARDSASLAHRIWFGSPHHAPQGASLKNTQTWHTRVSLISRISHTQISAMLNKKQQLYESLISHLIERRKIGLSVSLFFVQLVSELSVTTPITTTCSEPSTPVAQSPNRLITLTSSLRLGNKFAGSKAQACAETTEIAARKEGFINRDNGWGRFSDLSRGNLCSGKIVCAPCTDTLHGTRCPCNFFDETEKIDGTLASRRMQRCATVQDGLAHPSHIYRGQIRTCSPREIQPAVWLRCRAKRERTIASARLHWQMFVRWLDSPRSLSPTCTRAYNLPGEDSPTSHFVCQFQVNLVDKAIVANITWRLLLNRVRNYEFNLFYFSFGVFITDYVFRLIERSIVMGHLTMTSMRMVKNMEAAHSSTQKLHETALKELESIFHRYQRELQVIETYGQDRPEESNFSRFSCEKYRSSYKLEENSIPAASASSEQLLVIQRSSCFPGGPVKKLDKPKHEKSVSPRVTLRQATPWDFTFLARSRSKTAGKEPRWKMANRRGEGQKEAKLETETRVAAPRALLLSSEFHCSNRKRFHFCRTPIAVQIDRDPFLSGDVQSESIFMVCCLIDGLRLPHLLQYADDLFHSLFTKIGCLYLIKNVKIQDCISTKYLIYIQQCFVTRTELVTIMITLVTRCITNLMNEIQIHNNSVYLQNQLRFFISQITLNLDTIYRETASSLIYSTVKFGNQSKSPPPIQTSCHLNFLRRENYGNCDNATNILKYCDSLLLRFISILAMKITVATLLSIACFLGAVEHIQGYKILAIIPTPSYSHQIPYRALWEKIVKRGHELVLVTTNPFPTNLTNFKQIYVDGTYSDLRKIDFIQQRFEGKDWLNFIDEYMLPLGLTFCEHVFKNTEVKKMYAPESNQKFDLVIAEMLLMPSIYAFAHRFNAPLIGVTSLGTMAMNEHALGGIVLPSHDYTWEMVANTGLNLPFWKRLKNFVQLWSRVYYVYRDFVPAHQQLAEKYLGKDIPPVIEILKNTSLVFVNQPDALTPAKPKLPNMISFTSFHVQKNPDPLPEDLKRFLDEATEGFIYFSLGSNAMSSDLPKEVLQIFIEVFAKLPYRVVWKFEEELSGKPKNVYTANWLPQQSVLAHPKIKLFIFQGGLQSSEEAIHFGVPLLGLPILADQDYQTIRIDALGVGKRLEILTLKKEELESAIRELITNKIYKQKMLELRTTINDQPYDVVENLAWWVEYVIRNKGAPYYRSSLIKQPWYQRLDMDIIVFLTIVGFIIISKAISIISAIIVYACKQWRTCPSGQKQKLS encoded by the exons atgaagaCCACAGTGGTGACTTTGTTCTGTATTGTGTATTTTTTCGGCGCCACGGAATATATTCAGGGCTACAGAATCCTGGCAATAATTCCGTCACCTTCTTACAGTCATCAAATTCCCCATCGACAGCTATGGTTTGAACTAGCCAAACGCGGCCACGAGCTGGTCCTCATCACCACGGACCCCTATCCGACGAATTTTACGAATTTCAAGCAGATTGACATAAGTCGCGCCTACAGTGTACTTAGGCAAATCGATTTCATCGACCTCTATTTTAAGGGCGAGACCTGGATAGAAATCTGCGAAAAGTACTTACAGCAGGTTCAATTTGATATCCTAGAAATGTTCTTCGAGCACGAGGATGTGAAAAAGATATATGCACCTGAGAGTAACCTAACGTTCGATCTAGTGATCCAGGAGATGATCTCCGCGCCGACTTTAGGTGCATTTGCTCATAGATTCAATGCGCCTCTAATAG GAGTATCATCACTGCCCTTACAAAATTATCACGAATATCTACTTGGGGGAGTCCCGCTACCTTCACATGAGTACACGTGGGAAATGGAGGCAAGGACGGGGTCAAATCTTTCGTTTTGGAAGAGACTGCGAAATGTCATAGAGTTTTGGAAATATCTACACATGCTCTATCGCGACACAGTCATCCGGCATCAGGAACTGGTAGAAAAGCATTTTGGCAAAGACATACCATGTTTACATGATATATTCAGGAATATAAGTCTAATATTCGTGAATCAAGCAGACATTCTAACTCCCGCTAAGGCGAGACTGCCGAACGTAATTCCGTTCTCGTCGTCCCATGTGAAAAAAACCCTTGACCCACTGCCAGAA GATTTGAAGCGTTTCCTGGACGATGCGCCCAATGGATTCATCTACTTCAGTCTTGGCACTAATTTAATGGGCTCCAGCATACCGAAAGAAATTCTACAGATATTCATAGATGTATTCACCAAGTTACCTTACAAAGTCGTGTGGAAGTTCGACACAGAACTATCTTGGAAATCCGAAAACGTGTACACCTCGACATGGCTACCTCAGCAGAGTATCCTTG CACATCCCAATATCAAGTTGTTCATTTACCAAGGGGGACTACAAAGTACTGAGGAAGCTATTCACTTTCAAGTACCTGTGATAGGGTTTCCCATTATGGCGGATCAATACTATGAAATAAGTACAGCAGAGGCACTTGGCTTTTGTAAACGATTAAGCCTCTCAACTGTAACAAGGGATGAGCTGGAAAGTGCTATTCGAGAGGTCATAAGTAATAAAAT GTATAAAGAAAAGATAGCAGAGGTTAAAAGTTTCATAAATGACCAACCATACCATTTAGCAGAAAATTTTATTTGGTGGATCGAATATGTGATCCGTCACAAAGGTGCCCCTCATCTTCATACAAACATAGCGCAGCAACCTTGGTATCAACGTTATGATATGGATATCATGGTGTTTCTGTGTATTGTAGCATACCTTGTGATTTCGTACCTGATCAGTATATTAGCCAAGATTGCCATGCACATCTATAAGCATAAATATCCTCCTAGTCAGAAGCAAAAACGGA aaacaaaaTTGAACATCAACAACTTTAAGCTCATATATAATCAATCTTTGGGA ATGAACATTTGTACATTTGATTCTGCTTCCAATAAAAGACAGAATG TTCCATTTATTACTGAAGTCGAACGATTACTAGAAGAATTTCTAGAAGTTGCTTACTCGCTAAAACAACGAGGAACTTTTTGTTACCTATTGCTGCTCCATAGTCTAAAAAGTATTAACCAAATACCAAATTATAAAAGTATTGTCTACGCTAATAATTTTTTCAAGGAACATGACATATTCAATAAAAAGTTTCCCGTTGTTGCTTCAATGAAGACACAGCTTGATAGTTTCTTTAAAAACTCCTGTGAAATCACATTACTATACACACCGCAACAAGTAATTAGTGGAAACTCATTACACCAACCATACAGAAATGAGACAATATTATTTGAAGACTATACAAAATCATTTT TGGCTCATCTTGATCACCTTACTTCCACAATAAAAAATCATGAAGATCTTCACAGTTCTTCCTCGCAGAC ACGGTTTTCCACGGCACGTGATTCGGCTAGCCTGGCTCATCGAATCTGGTTCGGCTCGCCACATCACGCGCCGCAGGGAGCCTCCCTC AAAAATACACAGACATGGCACACACGCGTTTCCCTTATTAGTCGAATCAGTCACACTCAAATATCAGCCATGCTCAACAAAAAACAGCAGCTCTACGAGAGTCTGATTTCGCACTTGATAGAAAGA CGCAAAATTGGACTCTCTGTGTCGCTGTTTTTCGTTCAGTTAGTATCAGAATTGTCTGTGACTACACCTATCACTACTACTTGCAGCGAACCGAGCACTCCT GTTGCCCAATCTCCTAATCGCCTAATCACGCTTACCAGTAGTCTACGATTAGGAAATAAGTT CGCTGGGTCAAAAGCGCAAGCTTGTGCTGAAACTACAGAGATAGCAGCCCGTAAAGAGGGTTTCATAAACAGGGACAACGGATGGGGACGATTCAGCGATCTCAGCCGAGGCAATCTGTGTTCAGGGAAGATCGTATGCGCCCCGTGTACGGACACGCTTCACGGTACGCGGTGCCCGTGCAATTTCTTCGACGAGACGGAAAAGATCGATGGCACTTTGGCAAGTCGACGGATGCAGCGCTGTGCGACCGTGCAAGACGGGCTGGCCCATCCGTCGCATATCTATCGCGGACAGATACGCACGTGTTCACCCCGCGAAATTCAGCCGGCTGTCTGGCTACGCTGTCGAGCGAAAAGGGAGCGAACGATCGCGTCAGCTCGGCTTCACTGGCAAATGTTTGTCCGCTGGTTGGATTCGCCCCGTTCACTCTCTCCAACATGCACACGCGCGTACAACTTGCCAGGGGAAG ACAGCCCGACGTCTCATTTTGTCTGCCAATTTCAAGTTAATCTTGTTGATAAAGCGATCGTGGCTAAC ATCACATG GCGTTTGCTGTTAAACCGTGTACGAAATTACGAATTTAACTTATTTTACTTTTCGTTCGGAGTTTTTATAACAGATTACGTGTTTCGTCTTAt tgaacgaagtatagttATGGGACACTTGACAATGACAAGTATGAGAATGGTGAAGAATATGGAAG CGGCTCACTCCT CGACACAGAAACTACATGAAACGGCACTCAAG GAACTGGAAAGCATTTTTCATCGATATCAACGAGAATTACAGGTAATAGAAACTTACGGGCAAGATCGCCCCGAAGAATCCAATTTTTCTCGTTTCTCGTGCGAAAAATATCGATCTTCTTACAAACTCGAGGAAAATTCAATTCCAGCCGCGTCAGCTTCCAGCGAGCAATTATTGGTGATTCAGCGGTCGAGCTGTTTTCCTGGGGGGCCTGTTAAGAAACTTGACAAACCAAAACATGAGAAAAGTGTTTCGCCTCGCGTCACGTTGCGACAGGCCACGCCGTGGGATTTCACTTTCCTTGCGCGGTCGAGAAGCAAAACCGCGGGAAAAGAGCCACGATGGAAAATGGCGAACAGGAGGGGGGAAGGGCAAAAAGAGGCGAAGTTAGAGACAGAGACACGCGTAGCTGCTCCTC GAGCGCTCTTACTTTCGAGCGAATTTCACTGTTCGAATCGAAAACGGTTTCACTTTTGCCGCACGCCTATCGCCGTGCAAATTGACCGTGACCCGTTCCTATCTGGCGACGTTCAATCAGAATCAATTTTCATGGTTTGCTGTCTCATCGATGGC CTTCGTTTGCCTCACTTGTTGCAATACGCTGATGATTTGTTTCATTCACTGTTTACTAAGATAGGCTGCTTATATTTGATTAAAAACGTTAAGA TACAGGATTGTATTAGTACGAAATAC TTAATATACATC CAACAGTGTTTTGTAACCAGGACTGAGTtagtaacaataatgataacGTTAGTTACTAGGTGCATAACGAACCTCATGAATGAAATTCA GATTCACAATAATTCCGTATACCTACAAAATCAATTAAGATTTTTTATTTCACAGATTACCTTAAAT CTTGATACTATAT ATCGAGAAACTGCTTCCAGCCTCATATACTCCACTGTCAAATTCGGAAACCAATCCAAATCTCCCCCTCCTATTCAAACAAGCTGTCACCTAAACTTTCTACGGCGTGAAAATTATGGAAATT GTGACAATGCTACTAATATTCTGAAATATTGTGACTCA CTCCTA CTACGGTTCATCTCGATTCTAGCAATGAAGATCACAGTCGCGACTCTTCTCTCGATCGCTTGTTTCCTCGGAGCTGTGGAGCACATTCAGGGATACAAGATCCTAGCGATAATCCCGACGCCATCGTACAGTCATCAGATCCCCTACAGAGCGCTATGGGAAAAAATAGTGAAACGAGGCCACGAACTGGTCCTCGTCACCACGAACCCTTTTCCGACGAATCTAACGAATTTCAAGCAGATATATGTCGATGGTACCTACTCTGATCTCAGGAAAATTGATTTCATCCAGCAACGTTTCGAGGGAAAGGACTGGCTAAACTTCATAGACGAATACATGCTGCCACTTGGACTTACATTCTGTGAACACGTGTTCAAGAACACGGAGGTAAAGAAGATGTACGCACCTGAGAGTAATCAGAAGTTTGATCTAGTCATTGCGGAGATGCTGCTAATGCCATCTATATATGCCTTTGCTCATCGATTTAATGCTCCTCTGATAG GGGTAACATCTTTGGGCACGATGGCTATGAACGAGCACGCGCTGGGTGGTATTGTACTGCCTTCGCACGATTACACGTGGGAAATGGTGGCAAATACAGGATTAAATTTGCCGTTTTGGAAGAGACTGAAAAATTTCGTACAATTATGGAGCcgtgtatattatgtatatcgtGATTTCGTGCCTGCTCATCAACAATTAGCGGAAAAATATCTTGGCAAAGACATCCCACCTGTGatagaaatattgaaaaatactaGCCTAGTATTTGTCAATCAGCCAGACGCTCTGACACCTGCTAAGCCCAAATTGCCGAACATGATTTCGTTTACTTCGTTTCATGTGCAGAAAAACCCAGATCCCCTGCCAGAG GATCTGAAACGATTTCTGGACGAGGCGACCGAAGGATTCATTTACTTCAGTTTGGGCAGCAATGCTATGAGCTCTGACTTGCCAAAGGAAGTTCTACAGATATTCATTGAAGTATTTGCCAAGTTACCTTACAGAGTCGTGTGGAAGTTCGAGGAGGAACTATCTGGGAAGCCCAAAAACGTGTACACCGCCAACTGGCTACCGCAGCAGAGTGTCCTTG ctcacccGAAGATCAAGTTGTTCATCTTTCAAGGAGGACTGCAAAGTTCCGAAGAAGCTATCCATTTCGGAGTACCTTTGCTAGGGCTCCCAATTCTGGCAGACCAGGACTACCAAACCATCAGAATAGATGCACTTGGTGTTGGTAAACGACTAGAAATTCTAACTTTGAAGAAAGAGGAGCTGGAAAGTGCTATTCGAGAACTTATAACGAATAAGAT ATACAAACAAAAAATGTTGGAGCTCAGAACTACAATCAACGACCAACCATATGATGTAGTGGAAAATCTTGCTTGGTGGGTCGAATACGTAATTCGTAACAAGGGTGCACCTTATTACCGTTCCAGCCTAATCAAACAGCCTTGGTACCAACGTCTTGACATGGACATCATAGTATTTTTGACGATCGTAGGGTTCATAATAATTTCGAAAGCAATCAGCATAATATCCGCGATTATCGTATACGCCTGCAAGCAATGGCGGACGTGCCCATCTGGTCAGAAACAAAAGTTAAGTTAG